The following are from one region of the Candidatus Syntrophosphaera sp. genome:
- a CDS encoding CinA family nicotinamide mononucleotide deamidase-related protein → MPRSAIITIGNEILLGRTLNTNLAWLASELAGLGLAVEFSLTVKDEPEAIRRALQQCWASCEVVISTGGLGPTADDITKSVIAEFFGAELEFDQKVWKQVQSRFAARNLPTPEINRNQALIPKGFVALSNQRGTAPGLYYSSGNKSFFAFAGVPLEMKYVFDSHAKRILAGKHGGTPVIQKTLHTFNISESALAELLSGFRFPAEANLAWLPQTGRVDLRFYGSDPEAIDKAVAHCLPLLGNHFWGRDEDTPAGTLHGLLRAKGFSVSVAESCTGGLLQKMLTDPPGASDVFLGGVVAYSNAAKQRVLKVSPSTLAEHGAVSEESALEMVSGIKDLTESQTAISVTGVAGPDGGTIQKPVGTVCYGFSVLHKVWSLTQIFSGDREQIRHKAAEFAILHLIQNMQGTMI, encoded by the coding sequence ATGCCCAGAAGCGCCATCATCACCATCGGCAACGAGATCCTGCTGGGGCGGACCCTGAATACGAATCTGGCCTGGCTGGCATCTGAACTGGCCGGATTGGGGCTGGCGGTGGAATTTTCGCTCACGGTCAAAGATGAGCCGGAAGCGATCAGAAGGGCCCTCCAGCAGTGCTGGGCAAGCTGCGAGGTCGTAATCAGCACCGGCGGGCTCGGGCCCACGGCGGATGACATCACCAAGAGCGTGATCGCGGAATTCTTCGGGGCGGAACTGGAGTTTGACCAGAAGGTCTGGAAACAGGTGCAGTCACGCTTCGCGGCACGAAATTTGCCCACGCCAGAGATCAACCGCAACCAAGCGCTGATCCCCAAAGGTTTCGTTGCCTTGTCCAATCAACGCGGCACAGCCCCGGGATTGTATTACTCGAGCGGGAATAAATCCTTTTTCGCCTTTGCCGGCGTGCCTTTGGAGATGAAATATGTGTTCGATTCCCATGCCAAACGGATCCTGGCTGGCAAACACGGCGGAACTCCGGTAATCCAAAAGACCCTGCACACCTTCAACATCTCCGAATCCGCTTTGGCCGAGCTTCTGAGCGGCTTCCGCTTCCCCGCGGAGGCAAATCTGGCCTGGCTGCCCCAAACCGGAAGGGTGGACCTGCGCTTCTACGGCAGCGACCCCGAGGCCATTGACAAGGCGGTCGCGCACTGCCTGCCCTTGCTCGGAAACCATTTCTGGGGCAGAGACGAAGACACGCCCGCGGGCACTTTGCACGGTCTGCTGCGCGCCAAAGGGTTCAGCGTCTCGGTCGCGGAATCCTGCACCGGAGGCTTGCTTCAGAAAATGCTCACGGATCCGCCCGGGGCCTCGGATGTCTTCCTGGGTGGCGTCGTCGCCTATTCCAACGCGGCCAAGCAGAGGGTCCTGAAAGTGAGCCCGTCAACCCTGGCGGAGCATGGCGCGGTCAGCGAGGAAAGCGCGCTGGAGATGGTTTCGGGAATAAAAGACTTGACAGAATCCCAGACAGCCATTTCGGTAACCGGAGTGGCTGGTCCGGATGGAGGAACCATTCAAAAACCGGTCGGAACCGTTTGTTATGGATTTTCAGTTTTACACAAGGTGTGGAGTTTGACGCAAATCTTCAGCGGCGACCGGGAACAGATCCGGCACAAGGCTGCTGAATTTGCCATCCTGCACTTAATCCAAAACATGCAAGGAACCATGATTTGA